A single window of Lutzomyia longipalpis isolate SR_M1_2022 chromosome 1, ASM2433408v1 DNA harbors:
- the LOC129792559 gene encoding torso-like protein: MSEMVKLIGLLGLLSLITFCFGKTESQLGLGKAINIFIRYGYLSISMKVISYNDTETWLFKEPTKNIFTGIESLEEPAIEEKPGVFNGDFHMEFCDNKRQLFQAYFRDFTIERLDRPWRAFTGGWHPDIAARKLGINSSFIHGDYCYVLIRVSRFRESARLRKPIPQNQVLDPEISERIPSVTPGDTTAAVQFMNKFGTHYINSYVTGNSLYQVFVFNKRNYQHLKERLKSKGVAALSQMDLYNYFAPWYAEHLGKIRCASGNSTVEKWAARKLRLSYYIFTYASLLKLHGNGSLLRGIDELLGNEAILQLDLKSINVIFKEPAKRAWFQEIIDNYLKLWEVNM, encoded by the exons ATGAGTGAAATGGTGAAATTAATAGGCCTCTTGGGTCTATTATCGCTGATCACGTTCTGCTTCGGGAAAACTGAATCGCAGCTGGGCCTCGGCAAAGCCATCAACATCTTCATCCGTTACGGATATTTGAGCATCTCAATGAAAGTGATTTCATACAATGACACCGAAACGTGGCTATTCAAGGAACCCACCAAGAACATATTCACG GGTATTGAGAGTCTGGAGGAACCTGCCATTGAGGAGAAGCCGGGCGTCTTCAATGGTGACTTCCACATGGAATTCTGCGACAACAAGAGACAACTCTTCCAGGCATACTTCCGTGACTTCACCATTGAGCGTCTCGATCGGCCGTGGCGTGCCTTTACGGGTGGCTGGCATCCCGATATAGCAGCACGAAAGCTCGGCATCAACTCCTCCTTCATCCACGGTGACTACTGCTATGTCCTCATACGGGTGTCGCGCTTTCGCGAAAGTGCCCGCCTCAGGAAGCCAATCCCGCAGAATCAGGTGCTGGACCCCGAAATCTCCGAGAGAATCCCAAGTGTGACGCCTGGCGACACGACGGCCGCTGTGCagtttatgaataaattcgGCACACACTACATCAATAGTTACGTGACCGGAAATTCACTATATCAG GTTTTTGTATTCAACAAACGCAACTATCAACACCTCAAGGAGCGCCTGAAGTCAAAAGGTGTTGCAGCGCTGTCTCAGATGGACCTCTACAACTACTTTGCCCCATGGTACGCCGAGCACCTGGGCAAGATCAGGTGCGCCAGCGGAAACAGCACAGTGGAAAAGTGGGCCGCCCGGAAACTGAGGTTGTCCTACTACATCTTCACCTATGCCAGTCTCCTGAAGCTGCACGGCAATGGGTCCCTGCTGCGTGGCATTGACGAGCTGCTGGGCAATGAAGCCATCCTCCAGCTCGACCTCAAGTCCATCAATGTAATCTTCAAAGAACCCGCCAAGCGGGCATGGTTTCAGGAAATAATAgacaattatttgaaattgtgGGAAGTGAATATGTGA